A genome region from Sphaeramia orbicularis chromosome 19, fSphaOr1.1, whole genome shotgun sequence includes the following:
- the LOC115410010 gene encoding uncharacterized protein LOC115410010: protein MAPKDPLLGTLKVCVLNLQSDGQTITNTNPHLASCCELLELVLRKGLQQPVLSLVQRDYWQCFEQLPLQDACGRLSAVSLAVEQTKVCRKLLSAQGRGRYLLRLALSRKTLPQFITHLLHTPRVLEWYSPAVSILRNEEFVEPFMSLLLVLSHMEFNLDMENCSFLDESWLLPVSDIYEVVPCREVGMVLRYLHGRVFVLELTSGGQAQVDKFICPGDIIDEINGTSLRNSKNGQAGVVLSRLKGCPLSIRVLRWRSSDGTVYRPLIKLLRALRTENPTLQLGPASNQQSTAKDQRPSPSQCLKEGRIVHIVQYLGKTNIGMFGGKEVLQHAIPQVLHKNLPSKEVLLDMKETHLTCTDRNSKLELFEHHYPEISCVGRYSQPDYTIFAFCVADSPETPQSSGFCCVVLRASTMKECEEIVCRIATGFKHTEWFV, encoded by the exons ATGGCACCCAAAGACCCTCTCCTCGGCACCCTCAAAG TGTGCGTCCTGAACCTGCAGTCAGATGGACAGACGATCACGAACACGAACCCACACCTCGCCTCCTGCTGTGAGCTCCTGGAACTGGTCCTCAGGAAGGGGCTCCAAC AGCCAGTTCTCAGTCTGGTCCAACGAGACTACTGGCAGTGTTTTGAGCAGCTTCCCCTTCAGGATGCATGTGGGAG gCTGTCGGCTGTGTCTTTGGCCGTGGAACAGACCAAAGTTTGCAGGAAGCTGCTCTCGGCTCAGGGCAGAGGTCGCTACCTGCTGAGGTTGGCGCTCAGTCGCAAGACCCTGCCTCAGTTCATCACACACCTGCTGCACACACCTCGAGTCCTGGAG TGGTACAGTCCAGCTGTTTCCATTCTCAGGAATGAGGAATTTGTTG AGCCGTTCATGTCTCTGCTGCTGGTCCTTTCTCACATGGAGTTTAACCTGGACATGGAG AATTGCAGCTTTCTGGACGAGAGCTGGCTCCTGCCG GTGTCTGACATATATGAGGTAGTTCCCTGTCGAGAAGTGGGGATGGTGTTGAG GTATCTCCATGGACGTGTCTTTGTCCTCGAACTGACATCTGGTGGTCAAGCTCAGGTCGACAAATTCATCTGTCCTGGTGATATTATTGATGAGATCAACGGAACGTCACTGAGGAACTCAAAGAACGGACAG GCAGGTGTGGTACTATCTCGGCTGAAGGGATGCCCTCTGTCTATTCGTGTTCTCCGATGGCGATCCTCAGATGGAACAGTATATCGACCCCTTATCAAACTCCTGCGGGCTCTGAGGACCGAGAACCCGACGCTGCAGCTCGGCCCCGCCTCCAACCAGCAGTCGACGGCCAAGGACCAGAGACCCTCACCATCACAGTGCCTCAAAGAGGGAAG GATTGTACACATTGTGCAGTACTTGGGGAAAACAAACATTGGAATG TTTGGAGGCAAGGAGGTGTTACAGCATGCGATTCCACAGGTTTTGCATAAAAACCTGCCCAGCAAG GAAGTCCTTTTAGACATGAAGGAAACACATTTGACATGTACTGACAGAAACAGTAAATTG GAGCTGTTTGAGCATCACTATCCGGAGATTTCCTGTGTAGGGAGGTACAGCCAACCAGACTACACTATATTTGCCTTCTGTGTTGC AGACTCCCCAGAAACCCCTCAGTCATCAGGTTTCTGCTGCGTGGTGCTCAGAGCCAGCACCATGAAAGAATGTGAAGAAATCGTCTGTCGAATCG CTACTGGTTTCAAGCATACGGAGTGGTTTGTATGA
- the LOC115410022 gene encoding histone H3.3 codes for MARTKQTARKSTGGKAPRKQLATKAARKSAPSTGGVKKPHRYRPGTVALREIRRYQKSTELLIRKLPFQRLVREIAQDFKTDLRFQSAAIGALQEASEAYLVGLFEDTNLCAIHAKRVTIMPKDIQLARRIRGERA; via the exons ATGGCCCGTACCAAGCAGACTGCCCGTAAGTCCACCGGAGGAAAGGCGCCAAGGAAGCAGCTCGCTACCAAGGCAGCCAGGAAGAGCGCACCGTCCACAGGAGGCGTCAAGAAGCCCCATCGTTACAG GCCCGGAACTGTGGCTCTGAGAGAGATCCGTCGTTACCAGAAGTCCACTGAGCTGCTCATCCGTAAGCTGCCCTTCCAGCGTCTGGTGAGAGAAATCGCCCAGGACTTCAAGACTGATCTGCGCTTCCAGAGTGCCGCTATTGGAGCTCTTCAG GAGGCCAGTGAGGCATACCTGGTGGGTCTGTTTGAGGACACTAACCTGTGCGCCATCCATGCTAAACGTGTCACCATCATGCCCAAAGACATCCAGCTGGCTCGTAGGATAAGGGGAGAGAGGGCCTAA